In the Balearica regulorum gibbericeps isolate bBalReg1 chromosome 3, bBalReg1.pri, whole genome shotgun sequence genome, TAGACTCGTGACTGTCTTGGATATGTGTTGTGAATACGTGTGTTCTGACAATCAGTGAGAGAAATGTGACTGTTTAGCAATTATCTGTGCTTCTTGAGTCTTGGAGAGCACTCTCCCTCCTTGACTCACCCTTATTTCTTTGACTTTGAAGTTATTTTGTTGTCTCTTTTCAAGGTTTCACAAGAAGCATCGTAGCTGTATATAGTACCTGTATGCTAGTAGTTCTTTTGCGAGTCCAGTTAAACATTATTGGCGGTTACATCTACCTAGACAATGCTGCACTCTGCAAAAATGGCACAGTaagtttcttgttttgtttcaaaggtAGAACTTCTACTTGCTTGGAAGTGATTCTtcagtgagagagaaaaagggcaTAGCTTAGGAGTATTAGAATGAAACCAAAAGCTCTTATAAGGAGTGGGAGATGTGGAAGCATTACTGAAAGTAACACATATTGATGTGTTTTAATAGCCTCTAAATTTGGATGATTTGGTAATACTGTTGCTTAATAAAATACTAGCAATATTGAATAATAGCTTTTGTCCGCATTTGTATTGCTTAAAGAGGGTTACTTCATATCTAAACActgacataaaataattttgttgctttcattATCTTTTTGTGAAATCGTAGTACTGTGTGAATGATCCAAGACATGTATgcaaattttatataaatgctTAGGTCTTCCTTGCACATACATTAATTCCCCCCGTCAAATTTTCCTAggattaaagaagaaaaatgttgtctttGAAATTTTGACTGTTTTGTTTAACTCCAAAAGGCCATCTAACTAAACGTCTGTTGGTGGGGGTGAGCAAAGTTGAAgacttgttttttgtttatatagTAGATCTATCATTGCTCAATAAAAATATATCGATGCCACAGTAAGCAAGTACCCACTGTAGAGAGTAAGATCTGCAAATTATTGGACGGCTCATCTGAAAATAATGGATACAAACTTTGGTTAGTTCTCGTATGCCCCCCTGCGATAGCTCCTGCTGAGAGTCAAGGAACAGTGTGTCAAGGCAGGTCTGAGAGAAGCATCCCTCAGGGAGGCCAGGGTCGATGGAGgtcatgtttcattttataaagcctgaaaaagcttttttaaaagggCAAGATGAGTTTGGACCTAAAACATTTCCATTCTCTTATTGCTCCTATAGAGAAGTGGGTTGACGGGGCCAACTCTGAGGCACTCCACTAGGTTTAATTTTTGGGGTGGTGGAGGGTCTAGTTTTACCTACAATGCAGTTGTTAAGAGACTTTGCTATATAcaaatgaaaagtgaaagatttttctgtgccACTGAAGATGGAAGAGAGCTCTGTATAGTATTGAAGAGAACAGTGTCAGAGGACTTACGAAAGATCCACGAGTTGATGGCAGGGAGAGGGTCAGAAGCTAGAGACTTGAATGAGAATGGGGGAGTCTGTCTGCTGCAGGGTATTATAACGATTAAGGAAATTGGTCACAACTGGtttgaaatgatttttaattgttCTCAACTGTTGACATGTCACAGAActgttgggtttgtgtttttttttccccacagacaCCACTAGCTCCCCCTGAAGTTCAGCAGCAATATTTATCAAGCATTCAGCACCTTTTAGGAGATGGTATGGTGCTTATTATGAGCTAactacacttaaaaaaattcagcttttttctaGACTTCAGCAAATCATTAGAATAATTTTGACACTTTCCTCCTTCTAGGACTGACTGAGTTAATAACTATTGTTAAACAAGCTGTGCATAAAGTTTTTGGAAGGTAAGACTCTACATTTCTCTGTGGTtagtttttaatctttattgTGATGACTGTTCCCAAAACAATGAGTtttattagaattaaaaaaaaaaaggcatactGACTTTTCTCAAAACAATATTTGTATTATAGCAGGCTATGTCTGCCAGTGCAAACCAATATAGCAGATTGGGATCCTGCTACTTGTGAACATGTTATCAGTAGGAGGACAAAGCATCATTATTCATTTTGCAATCAACActgtagtctttttttcctttccagtatTTCCCTTAAGCACACCCTGTCTCTTCTGGAGCTGGAACAGAAACTTAAAGATATCAGGAAGGTAGTGGAACATAAAGATTCAGATCAGATTACATCTTACTCTCCCTTATGTCATTATCTGATGCCAGATGAAGAAAACCCCTTGGCTACCCAGGtacttgttttggtttctttcatcTGCCTTCTTTTATTCTGcgttgtttgtttgttttggggagggCAGGATGCGTAACAATCCTCTAGTTGTACCATGGCATCTGTATCTTTAATAAATGGCGATGCCTCTTCCGTCGTAAATCAAGTGTACTTATCTCTTTAATCGAGGCAAAGTAAAGCTGAACTTTCTTCAGATTTGATTGAAAGCAAGTGTCATCCTCAGAATGTCAGCTTTGAGCTCAGAAACACAGTCCAATCGCTGCTTTTAGCCTGTGACGTATGCCGTACAGTGCAGCTTAACTCAGCCCTGAGCTAAATTGTATTACCCTGCACTTGGGTACCAGCAAAGGTCATGGATGGTTGTAGCATCTTGGCTGATGCACCAGAAGGTGATGGTGTGCTGGAGTCCTTTGTTGCTTTGGGCTGGAAAATGAGCAGGAGTCAAGAGAAAGGTGTGTCTAATCTCAGTTGTAACATTAATATCCTgaattttctaaaggaaaatttCTGTTTGTCTCTATCTGCGCTGCTGGTTGGAGAACACTCACTCTTAACTTGTTATTACACCAGTATAAAGAAGAAACTCATGCTTCAGTGTGTGACTACATGCACTTACTGCTTTAACTTAAGCTCTGATACGCAGAcggttttttcagttttggaggtcggaagtggaaaaaatactttgctcAATTAGTCTGGTATTTCCTGCTGAtactgttttcagtaaaaaaaaacccaaaacaacaaacctatattaacaatttaaaaggaaaatttgaacACAAATTATAAAGAATCTTATTTACAACAGTAGATCTTTTCTCACTTAATTCTGTGGTACAAAACTCTTCTATTTCTACTCTTACAGTTGCCAATGAATTTCTTACTAAATActgtctgtctttgctttttctagGCCTGTGGACTCACAGAAAGAGACATTGCTACAATTAAATTACTTAATGAAACTAGAGATATGCTAGAAAGGTATAGAGAAATAGCCTGTATTCATATTAAACTCCTCACAACTATTGTTTATGTAAGACAATTACTCTCATATAAAAAGCTGTCAACTTTCATTTGTGAAATGTGACCACTCTGctgcattaattttttatattcGCTAATTGTaggctgggattttcaaaatttgagAGCTCTGCAACTTAGAAATAATACTGCCTTAATGAGATGACCAGGATGTCCTTCCCAGTCAGACCCCCGTATCTCTTCCTCACCTTTTCTGTGGTTATACAGGAACAGAGGAGTAGGTCTCTTCTCCTAAAGTAGGGTAAATTGAGAATAACTTTATTGAATTTACTTGCTTCGATTAAATGAACACCAGTTTTGCCttatcagaatttatttttaatacatgggTTTGAGAGTGGTTGTACGTATGCTTTTACTAAGACAGCTATCGAAGTGAGGCTTCTGTAATAAACATTGACTATGAGGGAATTGAGCCAAATGCCAAACTATTCTTACAATTTAGCTGCTAGAGATCTGGGGCATTTTAAGGATAAGTCCCTTCTATGTTATTGCCTAGTAAGAAAGAGAAGTGAGGAATGCTTTAGATTTATCTGGGTTTTATTAATCTTAGGGTAGAGTTTAGGTAGTTGATTGGATTGCTGTGGAGTTACTGGGGAGCTGGTCTTTCTTGAGGTGGCTACGCTAATGGCCTTTTGTCTGCACCATACGGCTTCCTTCTTGGGAGGGGCATCTGTAGCACTGAATACTTGCAGCGGtttttagtttgaaaaaataaatcccagggatcaaacagtttattttattttttttcagtccagaCTTCAGTACAGTTTTGAGCACGTGTTTAAATAGAGGATTCAGTCGGCTGCTGGACAACATGGCAGAGTTTTTTAGACCTACTGAACAGGACCTCGCTCAGAATGGCTCTGTAAATAGGTAAATGTTCTCTTTTGTTGTGGTTCTCATGTGAATAATGCTTTGGGTTCATAGTGAATTCCAAAAAAAGGCCTATGGGTTTTCCTGCCTACTTGAAGTTCTCATGCTGGAAATCATCCTGCTTCTTGCTTTTGAAGAATAAATGCAGTCTCCTGACTCTGGTCAAGTAGACTAGCTAGGAGTATCGCATGTTTCTTCCCACCCATGAAATTGCTAGACTTTACATGAGGTACCTTTCCCACCATTAGTTGCAGAAAGTAGAAATCAGACGACCTATTCCTTCCGCTTTTTGCTTGAACACTGTACAAGCAGACTGCCTTTGTGGCTAAGGAGGATTTACCCCCCGGTGGTGGCACCCGAAAGATGCACCGCAGTACCTCCCGTGAGGAAGGCACCCTTCCCCTAGGGTTAGCGGATGAGCTCTGTACACCCCAGACTCTGGCTGTCAGTCGCTGTAGTTCTCAAGGGAGGTGGGCATTACTGTGATTCGCCAAATACATGGAGCCAAAGCACCTACGGAGCCTTAGGTCTTTGGtatgctgaaaaaaaggtaCTAGCATTCAGgatcttctgcctcttcctagaagactgtttaaaaatagttcttatTCTGAAGTTAACGTTGGTTTTAAACAACGCAGTGAGTGTGTTACAAATCCAAAAGCTGGGTTCAAACccttgaaaaattatttctaaaatattaaaatctttaataataacttgttttatgtttattttaataactgttGGCTCCCAaagaataatgtttttatttaaacatacaCTATTTACATCACTTAAAATATCCCAAAGGCTGTAGTTTGGCTGTCTGTCCTAAGCATGGTTTAAAGTTCAAAATAGTGTGAGATTGTAGACCAGCGCTTCTAACAGCTGCGTAGATACACATGCACATAATGACTCTGGCTAAACTGTATTTCTCTTGCATGAGAAGCAAATGTGAAACTGTGAAAGTTACACCAACTGAAATTTACTTTGGTGCTTCTCTGTGTTAAATGAAAGACTTGCTAGGGAAAAACCCTACATCTGCACATTTTAGTTTGCAGTCGTTCAACTCTGACTCTTGAATTCGTTAGAATTGTAATAACAGTTTAGTGGCTTTGCTAATGTCAGAGCAGGTCTAGGtcaatattttttgttctcttctagTCTTTCAAGTGTCAGTCTTCCCTTAGCCAAGATAATTCCAATAATAAATGGACAGATCCATTCAGTATGCAGTGAAACACCCAGTCACTTTGTTCAGGTAAGAATcttgcttatttaaaatatcccAAGTAAAATTGTGAAATGAATGttgtatatttcttttaataacatacttcattctgtttaatttcagtggcttaaaaaaaagtagaaacaacTGGCAAACTTACAAATTTACAAAAAGTTTATCTTCCAAAAATAGGCTATTTTTCTAGAATGTCTTCCCTCTGCTAAACtgtgcagaagcacaaaaaggtCTCTCGTCTTGGTTCTACTTGTACTTCTGCCCATAAACCTTTCTAAAGCAAGAGATTTCAGTTAGATCTCTGTGGGAGTGCCGAGTGCTTTTCTCATAAGGAATTATGtactgcagcaaaaccagaatcaTGGTGGATGTGTTTGATTAAGcaaatttattctttccattttttccaggaCCTGTTGATGATGGAACAAGTGAAAGATTTTGCTGCTAATGTTTATGAAGCTTTTAGTACCCCTCAGCAACTAGAGAAATGAACTGCACATTTATAGGAATAGATTGTGTATTTATAACAAATCCCTTGTGACTACTGATGAGACTTGGGTTAATTTTATAATGGTGTAGGAGTGGTAGACCAGGAGAAAGAACATCCTGAAAAAAGTGGGAGTGAGCCCATATTTGTTCTAATAGAATTCTGTTTCAGACAcccattaaaaaatattcttgttaaaAGAATCATTGTATGTAAAgacttttctattaaaaaagtgGTTAAACTCTTCCATAATtcatctgattatttttattgcatctgAAAGGCATCTGGTGGCAGTATTACAACAAGCTACTAAAAAACCCATTTGTTTGCCTGGGGTGTGCTAGTTTTTTCCAAAACTGATGACAGTGACCTAAGAACAGCACAGAGTAGCAGAACGAAGTAaggcttctttcttcttcccaatttttctttttcttcataaaaactCTTGGGTTTTTCCCCTTAAACTTCACATATCTTATTCCAAAGAGTCTCTCATTCTTCGGATAGCCTTTGCCAACTGATGCATGTTCCTCTTGAACAAGCTGAGGAGGGGTGCTCTCTCTGTTGCTTAATACTAAAGGAATGTGGATTTTTAGAAGTTCTCTTGTTTATGCTGTTCAAACAGCTACACTGTACACATtaacttgtaaatattttatcttaatttgtattaattttgaGCCCAATTgtattgtaataaaatattttaatgtaaaatttgtgtgtgtattaaCATCACTAGCAGGAAAGGCAATAACCTCATTTGACCCATCACTTAAACTCTTGACATAGCTGAAAGAATAAATTCAACTTCCACAGTAATAGTTTTGCACTTAATTAACATTACTCAGAAAAAATAAGCCTTTGGTCTCTACACTGAGACAATTCATGCTTTTTGTTGTCCTATACCTCCCCCTCTTTGCAAACTTGACACTGGGACATGATGAGTTTAGGAATTTTTCAAGTTGGATGCAATCTACCCTCTGCTTAAAATGTTGTCTCTCTGCCAAAGTTGAGGATCCCTAGCAACTCTTggttatttctctttaaaaaagttCATATTGAAGTATATGTTTTGATTAATAGTCCACAGAAGGCACCCTGGTAACTGTGTAAAAACAACAGCTGTAAACAAGAGTCAGCTTTAACCatgtaaaataatacaaaacagcaaaacaaccCTCCCGCTTCACTTGTATCCTAATAATGGATAGAATTACTCAACAGtagaaacataaaattaatgtttttcatgATGAGAAACAAAGATGTGCATATGATTTCCTAACCCTTACAGGACTCTTTTTGCAGATACTGGAAAAAGTTTATTGTTGTCTCCAAAACTGACAGTTTTTACTGCACAGTTTTGTGGAAGTTGGATTTCTTGCATTAAAGAAGGTATACAACTGACTTCTGTGCAGTTGCTGTCCGATTTATTGAATGCTGGCTTGAGCTAGCTTTGGTCTTCCTCATGGCTATAAAAATCTACTGCCTGtttgcccccctccccccattctTCACATAACTTGGCAAGAAActgactaggaaaaaaaagtggagagaTCAAGGTAGATGCTCAATTTTCACACAAgttcaaagaaacaaattgtttgCAGAGATTTAACTATCTACTGCTGGATTTCATCTGAGGTTCATTACGCTCCATCCTTTAATAACAGCCCACCTTTCATAGCAGAGTGAAGTTACTGATGTTTCTCAGTCAAGCAAGTAAGAGTTAGAAACCGATGATGAGAAACTGGGCGAAACATGGGCATTCCCTGCTAGCCAAGGCTCCAGCAGCGTATGGCTCAGTTTACATCCGTCAGCTGCAAAGTCCAGCCCCACTGACATGGCAATTCCTTAGGAGTTAATTGAGGCAGAGCTATTACAATTCCCTTTTCCCCCAGTGCAACCCATTTCAGCAGTTCCTTGTAGCCAGTCAGCTTCACCTGAGATGATAGAAACATACACCATAATTAGAGCAGTGACTTTTCAAAGTGCATATAATTGCGAAATTGACTAAAGAAATGCTCCATAGCTGCTTTACTATCCTATTATCCTTAAATGCCACTTATCAACCAAATGAGTGATTAAACAATGGTTAAAGGTAGtagaaaaatacttgcaaagtAGATATGTAAGTAATAAAGCTAGTGACGTTGGGTCTTGAGAAGTACTTAGGTCTGTAAAAGGTAAATAAACACTTTGCAGGAGTATCTGGGTTGAAGTAGGGATCCAGATAACCACAGTACACAGCTCTGTATCACCTATTTCTGAAATGCCCATTTCCCATGGTGGAGCTAGTAGTTTTGAGGGAATAATGTTTCTCACAGAGCGCAGCCAGGTATCTCAGAACAAAGCTGACCTGAAGAACCCCTCCACTAAACACACAAGTAGGTGGTGAGACTCTTAACGCCAGCTggtgaaatgctgaaaaatagcAGAGCAGCTGAAGACCACCAGTCTATCCCAGAGGAACAGTAGTCTTGTGCACATAAAGGCTAGATGCCTTTACAAAATTCAAGATGCATCTACAtcatgcatttctgaaattattctttcttctgaacTGTCTTGGCACTGGATTATTTTCCCGTGGAACTTGTCTAGAAGAGACAATCTAGAAACACACTTAATACTTTTCAGCAGCTAATGGCCATCCAGTGcatgaaaccaggacagagctAAACCAAAGCAAATCCCCACCTTAACTGCATAACATTGATATCAAGTTCTGAGCACCAGCTGTTCTGCTCTATAAATCTGCTTCCATTGGGTTACAGTACTTGCCAGTGTAGGTATGACATCAGTGTCTTCAACTTTTGACCACCACTTGCTCCAAGACACACATCTAGGGTCACACTGACTTACTCTTTACAATCCCTGGGCAAGGAAAACTTGTGTGTGCTTTCCCTTTGTGCAAGGCTTTGACTTGAAACTACTGCACCATTACAGCAAGTATATATCACCAAAGACACAAGTATGGATATTTATAAGGAAAGGTCATGCTGAGTTAGAGTCTACACAGGAAACGAGGGGTGACAagttttttcctgctatttggCCTCATTTTATGATCCTTGGTTTGTAAGCTAAAACATATCCCAGCAACAATTCAGTCTAACTTTGTTTGTTGGAGAAGAAATATCCCACTGGGAGGACTATGACAAGGAGGTCccagaatgaaaacattttgctggGTCTCTTCCAACATACTCTATCCTAAGAGCTATGCATTCCCAAAGATGCcagaaactaaaataaacatgGACAAACCCTGGAGGTGTTTTCCTTCAGAGTATGCTCATTTCTTTCACTGTGTGTTAAAAGCCTCACTGTTCTAAAGGGGAACGGGGAGTAcggattgggggggggggggagtggtgTCTTTTACCTGTGTTTCTCCAAGCTTGGCCTGTGGTTCACCAAGTTCCAGAGTCCCAGAGACTGGCCAGTTCAGAAAGATAGCATTGACTTTGCCTTCTTCAGGGCTGAAAGTATACCTGGTTGGAAACGGGGAACAGAAACACCTATCAGTTTTTCCTTGtaaattttctgaagtgataCATGGAGTGCTTTCAAGACTGGAAAAACAGATTTGCAAAGTCagtattaattacattttcacaCACATAACCATTTTTCAGACAAAGTATACCCTTTAATAAAGTactgtttcttgaaaatatgTTCCAACAAAACAGAGGTAATAGAGACTATTAAAGAACTGAATTTAGAGGTAAACATCTGTATTATCTGTCAGCAACCATGTAACAACTCCCTGCTGCTCAGCCATGTAGAAAGGAGGTACTTGCAGGGCAGGGGGAATCATTAACAGATAATTGTGGGTTATACTCAGAAAAATATGGTAATTCACATCTACACACAAACATCCAGACATTCTACTGAAAAAATTCAACAAGAGTATGCGCAACAATAAAGATTCCACCTCACATAGCTAGTCTTTTTAACAGTTGAATTTCAGTAGACATTATCTGCGCACGTCCTTGGAAATCTTGTGGCATAAACTTGAAACgttctcctctccttccttcctttagTTACAATTTTGTATTGCTCTTGGAAGTGGTTTTAGTAAACAGTCAACAGTTCAGCATTTCAAAGCTAAAGCCAGATAGCCAAATCTTGCTGGGGACAGGAGTAAAAACGCCcactgaggcagaaaaaagggtcaaaaccaaaaccctgaTGGATCATTAAGGCGTTAGAGCAGCTATGAGGCATAAAGGCTGAGGAGAGTCCAGAGACTGTCTGAATTTAGTGACCCAAAAATTGCTGTTACCTTCCCATGCTTTTTTACCGTAAAACGAAACGCAGAATATGCT is a window encoding:
- the PEX3 gene encoding peroxisomal biogenesis factor 3 yields the protein MLRSLWSFLKRHKKKCLVLGTFLGGVYLLGKYGQKKIREIQEREAAEYIAQARRQYHFESNQRTCNMTVLSMLPTLKDALMHQLNSESLTSLLKNRPANKLEIWEDLKIISFTRSIVAVYSTCMLVVLLRVQLNIIGGYIYLDNAALCKNGTTPLAPPEVQQQYLSSIQHLLGDGLTELITIVKQAVHKVFGSISLKHTLSLLELEQKLKDIRKVVEHKDSDQITSYSPLCHYLMPDEENPLATQACGLTERDIATIKLLNETRDMLESPDFSTVLSTCLNRGFSRLLDNMAEFFRPTEQDLAQNGSVNSLSSVSLPLAKIIPIINGQIHSVCSETPSHFVQDLLMMEQVKDFAANVYEAFSTPQQLEK